AAAACGCAAAAACAATTTTTTAATCGATCAGAATAGTTTTCCATAATGAATTGTACCACTTTCAATTTTTTGTAACTGACTGCATTTTCGAGTCGAAGCAGCAAAATGCCGCAATGATCCATTGAAGAATGATATACCAGCTCTCCAAAATCTTTGTCCATTGTTATTACCATACGGCTTTCCCAAAACGCGGTTCGGATGATGTCCTCATCTTTCATGCAGGGATCAATATTACGAACAGCTTTTATATCATAACCTTCTGATTGGAGATAATCTTCTATTGCTTTCCCTACTCCGACATCCACAAGAAATTTTAATTCTCTGGTATTCATGCAGAAATGTGAACTGGAAAAATCTGTTCTTCTTCTACCAAATTGGTCGCATATGCAAAAACAGCCTGGAAATCTTTTTTCTCAAGTTCGGGATATTCTTCAAGCAGTTCTTTTTCGGTAATCCCGCTGGAAAGTGCCCTGAGTATTTGCTCAACAGTGATTCTCATGCCCCTTATCGTTGGTTTGCCCACCATAATATTTGGATTAATGGTGATTCTTGACAGCAGATTTTCATTTGTATCCATGCTTGTACTCTTCAATTTTTTGAGTCATTTTTTTTTTGATAAGGCTTATGTGATAACTGTTAGAAAGCAGCCTCGTCAGCGTTTACCATTTACAAAATTATCCTATATTTTCAGGAGAGTCAAAATATTTTGTGAAAATGCTGTTCACCATGATACCGGACAACGGGATTGTTCCTTTTGGGGGCACGGAAATATTTGAATTTTGGAAAGCCGACCATGAGTACTCCGTGGCAGGAATGGTTTTCAGAAAAAGACAAAAAATCTGCAAGAGCCGGCCACTGGCCTGCCGCATAGTTGACATATCCGGCCCAGCAGGAACCCAGGCCAAATCCGGGCAGGGCCAGTTCCAGGTAGGCCAGTGCCGTATGGCAGTCAGCGGCGGCGCTGCCGAATTCATTGGATGCATGGGCGAACACCAGCTGGGGGGCATCCCGGCAGATCCTGTCACTGCCTTGTTCCCAGTGTTGGATCAGGGTCTGCATGTTCAACGGCAAGGCAAGTTCCGGGCGGGTTTTTACCACATACCGCATCCATTCAATCACATGGGCCGCGATTTTTTTTACATCGTCTTTGTTGTCGATCACCAGCCATTGAACTTCCTGGCGGTTGCTGCCTGTGGGCGCACAACAGGCAATGCCCAGCGCTTTTTCAAAAAGATCCCTGGGAACGGGTTTGTCCCGGTAGCGTCTGACCGCCCTGCGGGACCGCAAAAAATGCTCCGTGTGCGCGGCATCCAGGGCCAGTTCCTTTTTGACGGGCATGCACTCTTCCGGGGAAAGAAAATTCAGGGTAAAGGCTCCCCGGGGGCACACGGCCACACAATGGCCGCACCGGATACAGATCTCTTCGGCGCCCACTGAGGGAACCGGACAGTTGTCTGTCATTTCAATAATGTGGGCCGGGCATTCTAACGCGCAGATGCCGTCTTTGTCGCATTTTTCATGGTCGATTGTAAACAGGGTCATTTTTACTCCAGTCCGGGTTGATGAAGAATTCATTGTTGTCCATGTCGCTCATGGCTTTTTCCAGCGTTTCCTTCTCTCCTGGATTCAGAATAAATCATACCATATGAAGATTGGAAATGACAAGACAGGGAGAGATATGTCCGGCTCACCGGTTTGACAGGTCACGGAAAATTTTCGGTCTTCAACCGGCTTGTTATTTTCTTGATAACGGATATAATATTTTATGAAGTGTTAAGTGTTAAGTGTTAAGTGTTAAGCGGATACTTGGCGCTGATGCTTTTATCATTATGTTTTGTTGTGGTCTTTCAGGCCATGATGGTTATTAAAAAAGGACCGCCATGCCACTGTACGCGTTTAAAGCCCATACTCCCCGGATTCACCCATCCGTGTTTGTCGCCCCCTCGGCCCAGATCATCGGCAATGTCCGCATCGGCAGAGATTCTTCCGTCTGGTTTCAGACGGTCATCCGGGGAGATCTGGACGCGATCACCATTGGCGAAAAAACCAATATCCAGGATCTGTGCATGTGCCACGCGGATGAAGGCATTCCCCTGACCATCGGCCATGGCATCACCATCGGCCACAGAAGTGTGATCCACGGATGTACCATTGGAGACGGCTGCCTTGTCGGCATGGGTGCTGTCATCATGAACCAGGCAGTGATCGGAGAAGGCTCGGTCATCGCAGCCGGTGCGGTGGTGCTGGAAAACACCGTGATACCGCCTCATTCCCTTGTCACCGGTTCGCCCGGAAAGGTGAAAAAGACCTATGACAATCCGGAACAGCTTGCCGAAAGCATCCGTGCCATGTCAGACAGCTATCTGGAAAGCGCGCGGTCATTTTTGTCCCCCGGCTCTTTTTATGAGATAAAGTGAATATGCCTGGAATTCGGCGGCTTTTGTCCGGGTCCATCCGCCTGACAGTTCTTTCAAAGAGGCGGCAGCAGAAATTCCTTATTGTCCGCCCGGGCTGTTTTTGAAAAGATGCTTCATCCGGTTTTCCCGGCCTTTCAATATGTCTTCGGCAATATAGAGAATATCCGCATAATCTTTAGGTTCCATCCGGCTCATGGCGCAGATCTTGTTTGAAAGGATATTTCGCCAGCTGTCAACCCGGCCGAACCCATTTTTCATTTCAACCGCTCCCGCATGAAATACCACATCATTGAATAATATTTGTCTGGCATATCGGTACTTTCTGCACAATGTTTTTGGGAACAAACTGCCCAACACATCGTCGCTCATGGCTTT
Above is a window of Desulfotignum balticum DSM 7044 DNA encoding:
- a CDS encoding DUF5615 family PIN-like protein: MNTRELKFLVDVGVGKAIEDYLQSEGYDIKAVRNIDPCMKDEDIIRTAFWESRMVITMDKDFGELVYHSSMDHCGILLLRLENAVSYKKLKVVQFIMENYSDRLKNCFCVFQNDKFRIRKIAR
- a CDS encoding DUF433 domain-containing protein translates to MDTNENLLSRITINPNIMVGKPTIRGMRITVEQILRALSSGITEKELLEEYPELEKKDFQAVFAYATNLVEEEQIFPVHISA
- a CDS encoding nitroreductase family protein; its protein translation is MTLFTIDHEKCDKDGICALECPAHIIEMTDNCPVPSVGAEEICIRCGHCVAVCPRGAFTLNFLSPEECMPVKKELALDAAHTEHFLRSRRAVRRYRDKPVPRDLFEKALGIACCAPTGSNRQEVQWLVIDNKDDVKKIAAHVIEWMRYVVKTRPELALPLNMQTLIQHWEQGSDRICRDAPQLVFAHASNEFGSAAADCHTALAYLELALPGFGLGSCWAGYVNYAAGQWPALADFLSFSENHSCHGVLMVGFPKFKYFRAPKRNNPVVRYHGEQHFHKIF
- a CDS encoding gamma carbonic anhydrase family protein, giving the protein MPLYAFKAHTPRIHPSVFVAPSAQIIGNVRIGRDSSVWFQTVIRGDLDAITIGEKTNIQDLCMCHADEGIPLTIGHGITIGHRSVIHGCTIGDGCLVGMGAVIMNQAVIGEGSVIAAGAVVLENTVIPPHSLVTGSPGKVKKTYDNPEQLAESIRAMSDSYLESARSFLSPGSFYEIK